In the Flavobacterium acetivorans genome, one interval contains:
- a CDS encoding acyl-ACP desaturase, translating into MSIKNIRLEVMQFLEKNVTSYVDQYLIPVEQIWQPSDFLPNSESDNFLEEVKELREISKDLPYDFWVAMVGDTITEEALPTYENWLMEVEGVDNLERNGWSTWVRQWTGEENRHGDLLNKYLYLSGRVNMREIEMTTQHLINDGFDIGTGRDPYKNFVYTSFQELATYVSHNRVSQLAKSYGDKKLAKMCKMIAGDEMRHHHAYSEFVNQIFKVDPSEMMLAFQYMMKQKIVMPAHFLRESGQKISSAFEHFSDSAQRIGVYTANDYVDIMQKLIDKWEIDKIGGLTDEAEKARDYLMKLPARMARISERLVIPQESFQFKWVEPARL; encoded by the coding sequence ATGTCTATAAAAAACATTCGATTAGAAGTTATGCAGTTTTTAGAAAAAAACGTGACTAGCTATGTTGACCAGTATTTAATACCTGTGGAACAAATTTGGCAGCCATCTGATTTTTTACCAAATTCTGAAAGCGATAATTTCTTAGAAGAAGTAAAAGAGTTACGTGAAATCTCTAAGGATTTACCTTATGATTTTTGGGTTGCAATGGTAGGGGATACCATTACCGAAGAAGCTTTGCCAACCTATGAAAACTGGTTAATGGAAGTGGAAGGTGTGGATAATTTAGAGAGAAACGGTTGGTCTACTTGGGTACGCCAATGGACAGGAGAAGAAAATCGTCATGGTGATTTGTTAAATAAATATTTGTACTTATCGGGACGTGTCAATATGCGTGAGATCGAAATGACTACACAGCATCTTATCAATGATGGTTTTGATATTGGAACAGGAAGAGATCCGTATAAAAATTTTGTTTACACCAGTTTCCAAGAACTAGCCACTTATGTCTCTCACAATAGGGTTTCACAATTGGCCAAAAGTTACGGTGATAAAAAATTGGCCAAAATGTGTAAGATGATTGCAGGTGACGAAATGCGTCACCACCATGCTTATAGCGAATTTGTAAATCAGATTTTTAAGGTAGATCCTAGCGAAATGATGCTTGCTTTTCAGTACATGATGAAGCAAAAAATTGTCATGCCGGCGCATTTCTTGAGAGAATCGGGACAAAAAATAAGTTCCGCTTTTGAGCATTTTTCGGATTCTGCACAAAGAATTGGGGTGTACACCGCCAATGATTATGTGGATATCATGCAAAAATTAATAGACAAGTGGGAAATTGATAAAATAGGTGGTTTGACTGACGAAGCCGAAAAAGCACGTGATTATCTGATGAAATTACCGGCTCGTATGGCACGTATTTCAGAAAGGTTAGTTATTCCTCAAGAATCCTTTCAATTCAAATGGGTTGAACCAGCAAGATTGTAA
- a CDS encoding GNAT family N-acetyltransferase → MGLQWKIKPFEALSVHELYDLLQLRSEIFVVEQNCVYLDLDGKDKLALHLFGEFEGKIVAHARLFKAGISFDNASIGRVVVDPNYRDRKWGHDLMREAIAGVAQHFGESKITIGAQLYLKKFYESHGFVQTSEMYLEDDIPHIEMKKE, encoded by the coding sequence ATGGGGTTGCAGTGGAAAATAAAGCCTTTTGAGGCACTATCAGTTCATGAACTATATGATTTACTTCAATTGAGAAGCGAGATCTTTGTTGTGGAGCAAAACTGTGTCTATCTTGATTTAGATGGCAAGGATAAGCTTGCATTGCATCTTTTTGGCGAATTTGAAGGCAAAATCGTTGCCCACGCCCGACTTTTTAAAGCCGGAATCAGTTTTGATAATGCGTCAATAGGAAGAGTAGTCGTTGATCCAAATTACAGAGACAGGAAATGGGGACATGATTTAATGCGGGAAGCCATCGCAGGTGTAGCGCAACATTTTGGCGAAAGCAAGATTACCATTGGAGCGCAATTGTACCTGAAAAAATTCTACGAAAGCCACGGATTTGTGCAAACCAGTGAAATGTATCTCGAAGATGATATTCCGCATATTGAGATGAAAAAAGAATAG
- a CDS encoding DUF4837 family protein, whose translation MNKTHFLYLFISLFLFSCKKGDTDLPKKTTGRINSISVIVDDLWWNGEIGDNIRNKFASPVIGLPQEEPLFTINQYPVKLMEGFMTDCRNIIVIKKGNGNKFQIKENQCAAPQNVFHITGKTAGAILEILEKNSPKMIQIIHQTEIAEKQRLNRMSLMNTKAINKQFDIKIEIPSSYEQVLQKDNFIWLKKEIVSGSTSLLIYQLPLNSFKSGGNLVSNVIKIRDSIGHLYIHGKEANTDMVTEEAYAPYFFKIKQDGKLTYETKGTWEVKNDFMSGPFVNYAIVDQEHNRLLVLEGFCYSPSKEKRDLMHELESIIKSVSIDKK comes from the coding sequence ATGAATAAAACCCATTTTTTATATCTTTTTATCTCTCTGTTCCTTTTCTCATGTAAAAAAGGTGATACCGATTTACCTAAAAAAACTACAGGAAGAATCAATAGCATCTCGGTTATTGTTGATGACTTGTGGTGGAATGGCGAGATAGGAGACAATATTCGGAATAAGTTTGCGTCTCCCGTGATTGGCTTGCCGCAGGAAGAACCTCTTTTTACCATCAATCAGTATCCTGTAAAACTGATGGAAGGATTTATGACCGATTGCCGAAACATTATTGTGATTAAAAAAGGCAATGGAAATAAATTCCAAATTAAGGAAAATCAATGTGCCGCACCTCAAAATGTATTTCATATTACCGGAAAAACAGCTGGCGCCATTCTGGAAATTCTTGAAAAAAATTCACCCAAAATGATTCAGATTATTCATCAAACGGAAATTGCTGAAAAGCAAAGACTCAATAGAATGTCTTTGATGAATACTAAAGCAATTAACAAGCAGTTTGATATCAAAATCGAAATTCCTTCCAGTTATGAGCAGGTGCTTCAAAAAGATAATTTTATTTGGCTAAAGAAAGAAATCGTCAGCGGAAGCACGAGTTTGTTAATTTATCAATTGCCATTAAATTCATTTAAATCGGGTGGTAACTTAGTGTCTAATGTCATCAAAATACGGGATTCTATCGGGCATTTGTATATTCATGGGAAAGAAGCCAATACGGATATGGTTACCGAAGAAGCTTATGCACCTTATTTTTTTAAAATAAAACAGGACGGCAAACTGACTTATGAAACCAAAGGAACTTGGGAAGTAAAGAATGATTTCATGTCCGGCCCATTTGTAAACTATGCGATAGTTGATCAAGAACATAACAGACTTTTGGTTCTAGAAGGCTTTTGTTATTCTCCTTCAAAAGAAAAAAGAGACTTAATGCATGAATTGGAGTCAATCATTAAATCGGTTAGTATTGATAAGAAATAA
- a CDS encoding HD domain-containing protein, translating to MNNTDIISKTIAFVKEKLHQAEGGHDWFHIERVYRNALLIATTENGDLTVIKLAALLHDIADSKFHDGDETVGPKLARTFLETQNVNEATIAHVVKIIENISFKGGNVQRDFTSIELDIVQDADRLDAIGAIGIARTFNYGGFKNRTLYDPKIAPNTKMTKEEYKNNEAPTLNHFYEKLLLLKDKMNTDTGKKIAKERHRYMEGFLSQFYAEWDGELFK from the coding sequence ATGAACAATACCGATATCATCAGTAAAACGATTGCTTTTGTAAAAGAAAAACTCCACCAAGCCGAAGGAGGACACGATTGGTTTCATATTGAACGAGTTTATAGAAATGCATTGTTGATTGCAACGACTGAAAATGGTGATCTAACAGTCATAAAATTGGCCGCTTTGCTGCACGATATTGCTGATAGTAAATTTCATGATGGAGATGAGACTGTTGGGCCTAAATTAGCCAGAACTTTTTTGGAAACTCAAAACGTCAATGAAGCTACCATTGCCCATGTGGTAAAGATTATCGAAAATATCTCTTTCAAAGGAGGTAATGTTCAAAGGGATTTTACTTCCATCGAACTCGATATTGTCCAAGATGCAGATCGTTTAGACGCTATTGGTGCTATTGGAATTGCAAGAACCTTCAATTATGGCGGTTTTAAAAATAGAACACTCTATGATCCTAAAATCGCGCCAAATACCAAGATGACTAAGGAAGAATATAAAAATAATGAAGCGCCAACGCTGAATCATTTCTATGAAAAACTACTGCTCTTGAAAGACAAAATGAATACTGACACTGGAAAAAAAATTGCGAAGGAAAGACACCGTTATATGGAGGGATTTCTGTCTCAGTTTTATGCCGAATGGGATGGTGAATTATTTAAATAA
- the rnpA gene encoding ribonuclease P protein component, producing the protein MKFNYPKNEKLKSKTTIGLLFSEGKSVSKYPLRLVYHSGSLNEDEKIKMGVSVSKRNFKKAVDRNHFKRILRETYRLNKHLLIDNLDKPYAFMLFYQTKDRLSYEEINTKTIQLFEKFIAQNIKKDASIDDAKSIKD; encoded by the coding sequence ATGAAGTTCAATTATCCAAAAAACGAAAAACTAAAAAGTAAAACTACCATTGGATTATTATTCTCTGAGGGCAAATCGGTTTCTAAATACCCATTGCGTTTAGTGTATCATTCCGGCTCATTAAATGAAGATGAAAAAATAAAAATGGGCGTTTCTGTCTCTAAAAGGAACTTCAAGAAAGCAGTAGACCGCAATCATTTTAAAAGAATCCTTCGCGAAACTTACCGCCTCAACAAGCACTTGCTTATTGACAATCTGGACAAGCCTTATGCTTTCATGCTTTTTTATCAAACCAAAGACCGCTTGTCCTACGAGGAAATCAATACTAAGACGATTCAATTGTTTGAAAAATTCATCGCCCAAAACATAAAAAAAGACGCTAGTATTGACGATGCTAAGTCAATAAAAGATTAA
- a CDS encoding lysophospholipid acyltransferase family protein, with protein sequence MQKIISYPISVIYYLCFGLTLVIFHPIQWICLKFFGYQAHKKSVDYLNFFLVKCTNLIGTTYKFENTESIPKGVPIIFVSNHQSMYDIIAMIWFLRRFHCKFVSKKELGKGIPSVSFNLRHGGSALIDRKDPKQAIPEIKKLSEYIEKNKRSAVIFPEGTRSKTGKPKEFAQSGLKILCKYAPSAYVVPVSINNSWKMVKYGFFPLGLGNRLTFVIHKPLKVSEYNFPELIEKTENEVIKGIQF encoded by the coding sequence ATGCAAAAAATAATTTCGTATCCCATATCCGTAATTTATTATTTATGTTTTGGACTTACGTTGGTGATTTTCCATCCGATTCAATGGATTTGTCTGAAATTTTTTGGTTATCAGGCACATAAAAAAAGCGTTGATTACCTTAACTTTTTTTTAGTGAAGTGCACCAATCTTATTGGTACAACCTACAAGTTTGAAAATACCGAAAGTATTCCAAAAGGGGTTCCAATCATTTTTGTCTCCAATCATCAAAGTATGTACGATATTATCGCTATGATTTGGTTTTTGCGACGTTTCCATTGTAAATTTGTAAGTAAAAAGGAATTAGGAAAAGGAATTCCAAGTGTTTCTTTTAATTTGCGTCATGGAGGTTCGGCTTTGATTGATCGTAAAGATCCCAAACAAGCCATTCCGGAGATTAAAAAATTATCGGAATATATTGAAAAAAACAAGCGTTCGGCGGTGATATTCCCCGAAGGAACCCGAAGCAAAACAGGTAAGCCAAAAGAGTTTGCCCAAAGCGGTTTGAAAATATTGTGTAAATACGCACCATCGGCCTATGTGGTTCCTGTGAGTATTAATAATTCTTGGAAAATGGTTAAATACGGTTTTTTTCCTCTTGGTTTAGGAAATCGTCTTACCTTTGTAATTCATAAGCCATTAAAGGTAAGTGAATATAATTTTCCGGAGTTGATAGAGAAAACGGAAAATGAAGTAATAAAAGGAATACAATTTTAA
- a CDS encoding S41 family peptidase: MISFFKKKYIIPVVASAFLFVGASFKNDFFEIAKQIEIFTTLFKELNTNYVDETNPGDLMDKAIKGMLANLDPYTVYFNEQDVMQFKINNTGEYTGIGALITRKENKLIIREVYKNFPADKAGFKAGDEIIQIGDVLLADFKEDASQLMRGTKNTKIDVKFLRQNKTNTAQIVLDEVEIKSVPFFAKIDEKTGYIVLARFNNKAALETKAALEELKKQGAERIVLDLRGNSGGLLHEAVNICNLFVPKNEVIVTTKSKIEKHNNTYKTAFEPVDTQIPLVILINGKSASASEIVSGALQDLDRAVIVGSRSFGKGLVQKPVDLTYNTQLKVTISRYYTPSGRCIQALDYTHKDKNGQAKRTEEKNFNAFKTRKGRIVYDGGGILPDIALEESSTSAIANALLKNDGIFNYVTRYYFKNPNPGDQIPNFTAADYQDFKQFLKTEKFSFDTETELALKNTLAMAKKESIDATISNEYQQLLTALQKSEETLLDKNQEEIKKLILEEIIKRYQYQEGLYQYYLKNNSEIKKSVSILNNTTDYKSILKI, encoded by the coding sequence ATGATTTCCTTTTTCAAAAAGAAATATATAATTCCTGTTGTCGCTTCGGCATTTTTATTTGTGGGCGCCAGTTTCAAAAACGACTTTTTTGAAATCGCCAAACAAATCGAAATATTCACCACCCTTTTCAAGGAATTGAACACTAACTATGTCGATGAAACAAACCCTGGCGACTTGATGGACAAGGCCATCAAAGGCATGTTGGCCAATCTGGATCCTTACACCGTTTATTTTAATGAGCAGGATGTGATGCAATTTAAAATAAACAATACCGGAGAATACACCGGCATAGGCGCTTTGATTACTCGAAAAGAAAACAAACTGATCATAAGAGAAGTCTACAAGAATTTTCCGGCTGACAAGGCCGGATTTAAAGCCGGAGACGAAATAATCCAAATTGGAGACGTTCTTTTGGCTGACTTCAAAGAAGATGCTTCCCAACTCATGAGAGGAACAAAAAACACTAAAATTGATGTAAAATTCCTCCGTCAAAATAAAACCAATACTGCCCAAATAGTCCTTGATGAAGTGGAGATAAAATCGGTTCCTTTTTTTGCAAAAATAGACGAGAAAACAGGTTATATTGTTTTGGCACGCTTTAACAACAAAGCGGCACTCGAAACCAAAGCCGCTCTTGAAGAACTAAAAAAGCAAGGTGCTGAAAGAATTGTACTCGATTTAAGGGGAAATTCTGGAGGATTATTACATGAGGCGGTAAATATCTGCAATTTATTTGTTCCTAAAAATGAGGTTATTGTCACCACCAAATCAAAAATAGAAAAACACAACAACACTTACAAAACCGCTTTTGAACCCGTAGATACTCAAATTCCCTTGGTTATTCTTATTAATGGCAAAAGTGCTTCGGCCTCAGAAATTGTTTCAGGAGCTTTACAAGATTTAGACCGCGCGGTTATTGTAGGAAGCCGCAGTTTTGGAAAAGGATTAGTGCAAAAACCGGTAGACTTGACTTATAACACTCAATTAAAAGTAACTATTTCGCGTTATTACACGCCTTCGGGCAGATGTATCCAAGCATTAGACTATACACATAAAGACAAAAACGGACAGGCTAAAAGAACCGAAGAAAAGAATTTTAACGCTTTCAAAACCCGCAAAGGCAGGATTGTTTATGATGGTGGAGGAATTTTGCCGGATATTGCACTGGAGGAATCAAGCACAAGTGCTATTGCCAACGCCTTATTGAAAAATGACGGAATCTTTAATTATGTGACCCGCTATTATTTTAAAAACCCAAATCCGGGAGATCAAATTCCAAATTTTACCGCAGCAGATTATCAGGATTTCAAACAGTTTTTGAAAACCGAAAAATTCTCTTTTGACACTGAAACCGAGTTGGCTCTGAAAAACACTTTGGCTATGGCTAAAAAAGAAAGTATAGATGCCACAATCAGCAATGAATACCAGCAGTTACTTACTGCTTTGCAAAAAAGTGAGGAAACACTGTTGGATAAAAACCAAGAAGAAATCAAGAAATTAATTCTGGAAGAGATCATAAAACGCTATCAATACCAAGAAGGACTGTATCAATATTATCTAAAAAATAATTCCGAAATTAAGAAATCAGTCTCTATTTTGAATAATACTACCGATTATAAAAGTATCCTCAAAATATAA
- a CDS encoding enoyl-CoA hydratase/isomerase family protein, whose translation MSYKNILISSENSIATITINRPTKLNALNKATIKELHEAFGELEKNYETRVIILTGAEEKAFVAGADIAEFAHFSVEEGIQLAAQGQEILFNFVENLKIPVIAAINGFALGGGLELAMACHFRIASDNAKMGLPEVSLGVIPGYGGTQRLPQLIGKGRAMEMIMTAGMITAEEAYRTGLVNHVVPQSELLPYCNGIAQRIMKNSPLAISKAIRAINANYKDGENGFETEIKSFGKCFGTEDFKEGTTAFLEKRKAVFTGE comes from the coding sequence ATGAGCTACAAAAACATTTTAATCTCATCCGAAAATAGCATTGCAACAATAACCATCAATCGTCCAACAAAATTGAATGCTTTGAATAAAGCTACGATCAAAGAGTTGCATGAGGCCTTTGGTGAATTGGAAAAAAACTATGAAACTAGAGTAATTATTTTAACCGGTGCTGAGGAAAAAGCTTTTGTTGCCGGTGCTGATATCGCTGAATTTGCCCATTTTTCTGTAGAAGAAGGCATACAATTGGCAGCTCAAGGTCAAGAAATTTTATTCAACTTTGTGGAGAATCTTAAAATACCCGTTATTGCAGCCATTAACGGATTTGCCCTTGGAGGCGGATTAGAATTGGCCATGGCTTGTCATTTTAGAATTGCTTCCGACAACGCCAAGATGGGGCTTCCTGAAGTATCTTTAGGAGTAATTCCAGGATATGGTGGCACCCAACGTTTGCCTCAATTAATAGGCAAAGGACGCGCCATGGAAATGATTATGACCGCCGGAATGATCACTGCTGAAGAAGCTTACAGAACCGGTTTAGTGAATCATGTAGTCCCACAAAGTGAACTTTTGCCTTACTGTAACGGAATTGCACAAAGAATCATGAAAAACTCGCCCTTAGCCATCAGCAAGGCGATTCGAGCAATCAATGCCAACTATAAAGACGGAGAGAATGGTTTTGAAACCGAAATAAAATCCTTTGGGAAATGTTTTGGAACCGAAGATTTTAAAGAAGGAACCACCGCTTTTTTAGAGAAAAGAAAAGCAGTATTTACTGGCGAATAA